In the Leishmania donovani BPK282A1 complete genome, chromosome 31 genome, one interval contains:
- a CDS encoding monoglyceride lipase, putative yields MPCCCSGGHCLKYATPGRAPPDPQLFPHYMQNAQNLWLHFSEWWPHGDGGSCPAPPTKGVVFIVPGLGEHTGRYDSVALRLNQEGYVVFSMDNQGTGGSEGERLYVERFTHFVDDVCAFVVFIQTRYAALKSQPTFLMGHSMGGLIATLVAQRDASGFRGVVLSGPALGLSKPVPRFMRSLAHFLSQWFPKLPVRKLNPELVSYNTPVVQLVKQDPFYSNVTLRARFVDEMLIAQDRAAEAAATSKFPFLIVHGEEDQLCSLETSKSFFKNALSEDKFLASYRRAGHEVLTELCRAEVMAEVMKFINERAR; encoded by the coding sequence atgccgtgctgctgctctggcgGCCATTGCCTGAAGTACGCCACTCCAGGTCGGGCACCACCCGACCCACAGCTCTTTCCTCACTACATGCAAAATGCGCAGAACCTGTGGCTGCACTTCAGCGAGTGGTGGCCGCatggtgacggcggcagctgcccgGCCCCGCCAACTAAAGGCGTCGTTTTTATCGTGCCCGGCTTGGGCGAGCACACCGGCCGCTACGACTCCGTCGCGCTCCGACTCAACCAGGAGGGCTACGTTGTGTTTTCCATGGACAATCAAGGcactggcggcagcgaaggcgaGCGGCTATACGTTGAGCGCTTCACGCACTTCGTCGATGACGTCTGCGCGTTCGTCGTATTCATCCAGACACGGTACGCGGCCCTCAAGAGCCAGCCAACCTTTCTTATGGGGCACTCGATGGGGGGCCTCATTGCCACTCTGGTGGCGCAGAGGGACGCAAGTGGCTTCCGCGGGGTCGTGCTGAGCGGCCCGGCCCTCGGGCTGTCGAAGCCCGTCCCCCGCTTTATGCGGTCGCTTGCGCACTTTCTCTCACAGTGGTTCCCGAAGCTGCCGGTGCGCAAACTCAACCCCGAACTCGTCAGCTACAACACCCCTGTCGTGCAACTTGTGAAGCAGGACCCATTTTACTCCAACGTGACGCTTCGCGCGCGCTTCGTCGATGAGATGCTGATTGCGCAAGATCGCGCCGCAGAAGCTGCGGCAACGTCGAAGTTTCCTTTTCTGATTGTCCACGGCGAGGAAGATCAGCTCTGCTCGTTAGAGACGTCTAAAAGCTTCTTCAAGAACGCGCTGTCAGAGGACAAGTTTCTGGCCTCCTACCGCCGTGCCGGGCATGAAGTACTGACGGAGCTGTGCCGAGCTGAGGTGATGGCAGAGGTGATGAAGTTTATCAACGAGCGGGCGAGGTGA